A part of Marinobacter psychrophilus genomic DNA contains:
- the paaC gene encoding 1,2-phenylacetyl-CoA epoxidase subunit PaaC has translation MTEQKALQDYLLRLADSDMILSQRLCELCGKAPAIEEEMAIMNVGLDLVGQARNWYEYAAELIDDGRDADKLCFLRDALDYRNLLLVEQPNEDYAVTMARQFFFDVWHYFTLKSLVNASDERIANIAAKAVKEATYHLRRSSEWVKRMGDGTEESHHRIQEAFDLLWRFTGELVTPDETDHAMFKAGIGPDPEKLKQDWFGMVREVAAQATLNTGAEDAWMYMGGKSGVHTEHLGFILAEMQFLPRAYPDATTW, from the coding sequence ATGACTGAACAAAAAGCTCTGCAGGACTACCTGCTCCGCCTGGCGGATTCCGACATGATTCTAAGCCAGCGCCTTTGCGAACTGTGTGGCAAAGCCCCGGCGATAGAAGAAGAAATGGCCATAATGAACGTCGGGCTAGACTTGGTTGGCCAAGCGCGCAACTGGTACGAGTACGCCGCCGAACTGATTGACGACGGCCGTGACGCCGACAAACTGTGCTTCCTGCGGGACGCTCTCGACTATCGCAACCTGCTGTTGGTCGAGCAGCCGAATGAAGACTACGCAGTCACCATGGCGCGCCAGTTTTTCTTCGACGTATGGCACTACTTCACTCTGAAAAGCCTGGTAAATGCCAGCGATGAGCGCATTGCTAACATCGCCGCAAAAGCCGTTAAAGAAGCCACCTATCACTTGCGCCGCTCGTCAGAGTGGGTCAAACGCATGGGCGACGGTACCGAAGAAAGCCACCACCGCATTCAGGAAGCGTTTGATCTGCTGTGGCGCTTCACCGGCGAACTGGTGACGCCAGACGAAACCGATCACGCCATGTTCAAGGCCGGCATTGGCCCGGATCCAGAGAAACTGAAGCAAGACTGGTTTGGCATGGTGCGCGAAGTCGCAGCCCAAGCCACCCTAAATACTGGCGCGGAAGACGCCTGGATGTATATGGGCGGCAAAAGCGGCGTTCACACCGAACACCTGGGGTTTATCTTGGCCGAGATGCAGTTTTTGCCTCGCGCCTACCCGGACGCGACCACCTGGTAA
- the paaI gene encoding hydroxyphenylacetyl-CoA thioesterase PaaI, whose translation MNNQPNAQTPQQLAQSCADAMYQRDEASRNLGMEITQVSPGKATVTMLVSSIMIQGHGSCHGGYLFTLADSAFAFACNSYNKATVASGCSIDYMLAAREGDLLTASAVEQSRGNRTGVYDITITNQNGHVVALFRGKSYQVRGEVIQSENNQ comes from the coding sequence ATGAACAACCAACCGAACGCACAAACCCCGCAGCAGTTGGCTCAAAGCTGTGCCGACGCCATGTACCAGCGGGACGAAGCCAGCCGCAATCTGGGCATGGAAATCACCCAGGTTTCTCCCGGCAAAGCCACCGTTACCATGCTCGTGAGCAGCATCATGATTCAGGGCCACGGTTCCTGCCACGGTGGCTACTTGTTTACCCTGGCGGATTCTGCCTTTGCGTTTGCCTGTAACAGCTACAACAAGGCCACCGTAGCATCCGGCTGCTCCATCGATTACATGCTGGCCGCCCGTGAGGGTGACCTTTTGACCGCCAGCGCGGTTGAGCAGTCCCGAGGCAACCGTACCGGCGTGTACGACATAACCATCACCAATCAGAACGGCCATGTGGTGGCCCTGTTTCGCGGCAAGTCCTACCAGGTGCGCGGCGAAGTCATCCAGTCAGAGAATAATCAATGA
- a CDS encoding phenylacetic acid degradation protein PaaY translates to MPCYQIDGVTPVVHPFAYVHPTAVLIGDVHVGANCYVGPCASLRGDFGRIVMEAGSNLQDSCVVHAFPGRDAIVRRNGHVGHGAILHGCTIEEDAMVGMNSVIMDEAVIAARSIVGACAFVKAGFECEPASLIVGSPAKVLRQLSDKEVGWKQSGTREYQVLTERCLETIKECAPLTEIDESRPQLRVGSHSLKDR, encoded by the coding sequence ATGCCGTGTTACCAAATTGACGGGGTTACGCCGGTGGTGCACCCATTCGCATACGTTCATCCAACGGCGGTGCTTATAGGCGACGTGCACGTGGGTGCGAATTGTTACGTTGGCCCCTGTGCGTCTTTACGGGGCGACTTCGGTCGCATTGTTATGGAAGCAGGCTCGAACCTGCAGGACAGCTGCGTTGTTCACGCGTTTCCGGGCCGAGATGCGATCGTTCGCCGTAATGGTCACGTGGGACACGGTGCAATACTGCACGGCTGCACCATTGAAGAGGACGCAATGGTGGGTATGAATAGCGTTATAATGGACGAAGCTGTTATTGCAGCACGCTCTATTGTAGGTGCCTGCGCTTTTGTAAAAGCGGGTTTCGAGTGTGAGCCAGCCTCATTGATTGTGGGGTCACCGGCCAAAGTGCTGCGGCAACTGAGTGATAAAGAAGTGGGCTGGAAGCAAAGCGGCACCCGCGAATATCAGGTGTTAACCGAGCGCTGCCTTGAAACCATCAAAGAATGTGCACCGCTGACTGAGATTGATGAAAGCCGGCCTCAGCTGAGAGTGGGTTCGCACAGCTTGAAAGACCGGTGA
- the paaK gene encoding phenylacetate--CoA ligase PaaK, protein MDVPMQKVGKLDRMETASVDELRHEQLQRLRWSVWHAYTNVPHYRNAFDSIGLKPMDIKSLDDIVRIPFTGKEDLRNNYPFKMFAVPMKKVVRVHASSGTTGKPTVVGYTQSDIETWADIVARSIRAGGGRAGDKIHIAYGYGLFTGGLGAHYGAERLGCTVIPMSSGQTEKQVQLIKDFEPDIIMVTPSYMLNIADEIDRQGIDPKKLPLRLGIFGAEPWTNEMRTELEDRLGIQALDIYGLSEVMGPGVGMECLETKDGPTIWEDHFYPEIVNPETGDVLPDGEYGELVFTSLTKVAMPVLRYRTRDLTRLLPGTARPMRRIDKITGRSDDMLIIRGVNVFPSQIEEQVLKCRALSPHYEIEVYKKGNLDCVDIRVELRVGAEGENVKEHTAKELAHHIKSYVGINTKIDVQDAGSINRSEGKAKRVFDRRKD, encoded by the coding sequence ATGGATGTACCAATGCAAAAAGTCGGAAAACTGGACCGGATGGAAACTGCCAGCGTGGACGAACTTCGCCACGAACAACTGCAGCGCCTGCGATGGAGCGTTTGGCACGCCTACACTAACGTGCCTCATTACCGCAATGCGTTTGATTCTATTGGCTTGAAGCCGATGGACATCAAAAGCTTGGACGACATCGTCAGAATTCCGTTCACGGGAAAAGAGGATCTGCGGAATAACTATCCGTTCAAGATGTTCGCAGTACCTATGAAAAAAGTCGTCCGGGTACACGCCTCTAGCGGTACCACCGGCAAACCCACAGTTGTGGGCTATACCCAAAGCGACATTGAAACCTGGGCCGACATAGTGGCCCGTTCCATTCGCGCCGGTGGCGGCCGCGCCGGCGACAAGATTCACATTGCCTACGGCTACGGCCTGTTCACAGGCGGCTTGGGTGCCCACTACGGCGCCGAGCGCCTGGGCTGCACCGTTATTCCCATGTCGAGTGGACAAACCGAGAAACAAGTTCAGCTGATCAAAGACTTTGAGCCTGACATCATTATGGTCACGCCTTCTTATATGCTGAACATCGCCGACGAAATTGACCGCCAGGGCATTGACCCCAAAAAGCTGCCACTGCGACTGGGCATTTTCGGTGCCGAGCCCTGGACCAACGAAATGCGCACAGAATTGGAAGACCGCCTGGGTATTCAAGCTCTGGATATCTACGGCCTGTCTGAAGTGATGGGCCCGGGTGTGGGTATGGAATGCCTGGAAACCAAAGACGGCCCCACCATCTGGGAAGACCATTTCTACCCGGAAATTGTTAACCCAGAAACCGGCGACGTGTTGCCCGACGGCGAATACGGCGAACTTGTGTTCACTTCACTCACCAAAGTGGCCATGCCGGTACTTCGCTACCGCACCCGCGACCTTACTCGCCTGCTCCCCGGCACTGCGCGTCCCATGCGCCGCATTGACAAAATAACTGGCCGCAGCGACGACATGCTGATTATCCGCGGGGTTAACGTATTCCCCAGCCAGATTGAAGAGCAGGTGTTGAAATGCCGCGCTCTATCGCCGCATTACGAAATCGAGGTGTACAAAAAAGGCAACCTGGACTGCGTGGATATTCGGGTAGAACTGAGAGTTGGCGCAGAAGGCGAAAACGTCAAAGAACATACGGCCAAAGAACTGGCGCATCACATCAAATCGTATGTTGGTATCAACACCAAAATAGACGTGCAGGATGCAGGAAGTATCAACCGCTCGGAAGGCAAAGCAAAGCGCGTATTCGACCGACGTAAAGACTGA
- the paaF gene encoding 2,3-dehydroadipyl-CoA hydratase PaaF: MPQILLSEGPNNGVRLLTLNRPEALNALNTALLEALSEQLDIAETDPETRALVITGSERAFAAGADINEMASRDVVGMLEDPRVQHWARIDRFVKPLIIAVNGFCLGGGCELAMRGDILIAGTNAQFGQPEINLGIMPGAGGTQRLVRAVGQSLAMQMVLTGEAISAQRALAAGLITEICQPELTIERAMAIATTIASKGPLAVQLARESVRRGADMDLAAGLRFERHAFTILAATEDRREGLNAFRNKRKPQFSGR; encoded by the coding sequence ATGCCGCAGATACTGCTATCAGAAGGGCCAAACAATGGCGTTCGCCTTCTAACGCTTAATCGTCCCGAAGCCCTCAACGCTCTCAACACCGCGCTGCTTGAGGCGCTGAGCGAGCAACTCGATATTGCAGAAACCGATCCTGAAACCAGAGCCCTTGTTATTACCGGCAGTGAGCGCGCGTTTGCCGCCGGTGCCGATATCAACGAGATGGCCTCCCGCGATGTCGTTGGCATGCTGGAGGATCCTCGTGTCCAACACTGGGCACGCATAGACCGCTTTGTTAAACCGCTGATTATCGCCGTGAACGGATTCTGCCTGGGTGGCGGCTGTGAACTCGCAATGCGCGGTGACATTCTCATTGCCGGCACCAACGCCCAGTTTGGCCAACCTGAAATCAATCTCGGCATTATGCCCGGCGCCGGCGGGACCCAGCGCCTGGTGCGAGCGGTGGGGCAATCATTGGCGATGCAGATGGTTCTCACCGGGGAAGCTATCAGCGCCCAAAGAGCCCTCGCAGCCGGTTTAATCACCGAAATCTGCCAACCTGAACTTACGATTGAACGCGCCATGGCGATCGCCACCACGATTGCCTCCAAAGGCCCTCTTGCGGTGCAGCTGGCGCGTGAGTCGGTGCGCCGGGGTGCAGATATGGACCTTGCTGCCGGTCTGCGATTTGAGCGTCACGCGTTTACCATTCTGGCCGCAACAGAAGACCGCCGCGAAGGTCTGAATGCGTTTCGCAACAAGCGCAAGCCCCAGTTCAGCGGACGCTGA
- the paaB gene encoding 1,2-phenylacetyl-CoA epoxidase subunit PaaB: protein MSEWRLYEVFVRSKHGLNHKHVGSVHAADNEMAMENARDLYTRRSEGVSIWVVPSDTITASASDEKEVLFDPAEDKVYRHASFYKLPDEVGHM from the coding sequence ATGTCTGAATGGCGCCTTTACGAAGTTTTCGTGCGCAGCAAGCATGGCCTTAACCACAAACATGTGGGCAGCGTGCACGCTGCTGACAATGAAATGGCCATGGAAAACGCCCGTGATCTTTACACCCGCCGCAGCGAAGGGGTGAGCATATGGGTGGTTCCTTCTGACACCATTACGGCCTCTGCCTCAGACGAGAAAGAAGTCCTGTTCGATCCGGCAGAAGACAAAGTGTATCGGCACGCGTCTTTCTACAAACTGCCAGACGAAGTCGGACACATGTGA
- the paaA gene encoding 1,2-phenylacetyl-CoA epoxidase subunit PaaA has product MYAQLVDTGTKRLKTREEMSPEERTFQDKIDAETKIEAKNWMPDGYRKTLIRQISQHAHSEIVGMLPEGNWVTRAPTLKRKLQLMAKIQDEAGHGLYLYSAMETLGADRDEEIQKLHDGKAKYSSIFNYPTLNWADMGAVGWLVDGAAIVNQVVLQRTSYGPYSRAMVRVCKEESFHQRQGFQILLDMMREGTQAQKDMVQDAINRLWWPALMMFGPHDDESPNSQQSMVWKIKRKSNDELRQMFIDQTIPQLEFLGCTAPDPDLKWNEETNHYDFGAIDWKEFYDVLKGDGPCNRERISTRRKAIDEGTWVREAAVAYAAKQKQRAAA; this is encoded by the coding sequence ATGTACGCACAGCTCGTTGACACCGGTACCAAGCGCCTCAAAACCCGTGAAGAGATGTCCCCCGAAGAGCGGACCTTTCAGGACAAAATAGACGCCGAAACCAAAATCGAAGCCAAAAACTGGATGCCAGACGGCTACCGGAAAACCCTGATCCGCCAGATTTCCCAGCACGCCCACTCGGAAATTGTTGGCATGCTACCAGAAGGCAACTGGGTTACCCGCGCACCTACTTTGAAGCGCAAGCTGCAGCTGATGGCCAAAATTCAAGACGAAGCGGGCCATGGCCTTTATCTGTACAGCGCCATGGAAACCCTGGGTGCTGATCGCGATGAAGAAATTCAGAAGCTACACGACGGCAAAGCCAAGTACTCAAGCATTTTCAATTACCCGACCCTGAACTGGGCTGATATGGGCGCCGTGGGCTGGCTTGTGGATGGCGCGGCTATCGTGAACCAGGTGGTTCTGCAGCGCACATCCTATGGCCCCTACTCCCGTGCCATGGTGCGAGTCTGTAAAGAAGAAAGCTTCCACCAGCGTCAGGGCTTCCAGATTCTGTTGGACATGATGCGTGAAGGCACCCAAGCCCAGAAAGACATGGTGCAGGATGCTATTAATCGCCTCTGGTGGCCGGCGTTAATGATGTTTGGCCCGCACGACGACGAATCCCCCAACTCGCAGCAGTCCATGGTGTGGAAGATCAAGCGCAAGAGTAACGATGAACTGCGCCAGATGTTCATTGACCAAACCATTCCACAGCTGGAGTTCCTCGGCTGCACCGCACCCGACCCAGACCTGAAGTGGAACGAAGAAACGAATCACTACGACTTCGGCGCCATTGACTGGAAAGAGTTCTACGACGTACTCAAAGGCGATGGCCCTTGTAACCGTGAACGCATTTCCACACGCCGCAAAGCGATAGACGAAGGCACCTGGGTGCGTGAAGCCGCCGTTGCCTACGCCGCAAAACAAAAACAACGCGCAGCCGCTTAA
- the paaH gene encoding 3-hydroxyacyl-CoA dehydrogenase PaaH gives MQALSTSTPVAVIGAGAMGSGIAQVAAQAGHQVFLLDQREGAAEAGRQSIVKQLQRRVDKGRIEQSALDALINRITPVNQLDDLASAGLVIEAIVEDRDIKRSLLTSLEQVCDDDTILATNTSSISVTALGAKMKNPSRLVGMHFFNPAPLMALVEVVKGLATSDAVAQCVYATAAQWGKKPVTATSTPGFIVNRVARPFYAESLRLLQEQTTDSATLDAIMREAGGFRMGAFELTDLIGHDVNYAVTSSVFNSYYQDTRFLPSLVQKDLVDAGRLGRKTGQGFYNYAEGAQKPLPATTEKANSVADTLIVEGDPGPLAPLVKRLAASGLNIIERDGSGRLRFGDAVLALTDGRMATERAAIEACNNLVLLDLAFDYTNTTRLAIAVAGQASEQARIDACALLQKTGLAVSQIADRPGLVVMRTVATLTNEAADAALHGVASIGDIDLAMKAGLNYPEGPLRWSDNLGFSLVHTVLTHLQQSYGEERYRPALLLRQNRFAGKGFYS, from the coding sequence ATGCAGGCACTCTCTACAAGCACCCCTGTTGCCGTTATCGGCGCTGGTGCCATGGGCTCCGGCATTGCTCAGGTAGCCGCGCAGGCGGGCCACCAAGTGTTTTTACTTGACCAACGGGAAGGTGCTGCCGAAGCCGGCCGTCAAAGCATCGTTAAACAACTGCAGCGCCGGGTAGATAAAGGAAGGATAGAGCAGTCCGCGTTGGATGCCCTCATTAACCGCATTACGCCGGTTAACCAACTCGACGATCTTGCCAGCGCAGGCCTGGTCATCGAAGCCATCGTTGAAGACCGGGATATCAAGCGCAGCTTACTGACCAGCCTTGAGCAAGTCTGTGACGACGACACCATTCTGGCCACCAATACATCGTCCATCTCGGTAACGGCACTGGGCGCAAAAATGAAGAACCCCTCACGCTTGGTCGGTATGCACTTTTTTAATCCGGCGCCTTTGATGGCACTGGTGGAAGTGGTTAAAGGCCTGGCCACCAGCGATGCCGTTGCCCAATGCGTTTACGCCACAGCGGCCCAATGGGGCAAGAAACCCGTAACCGCAACGTCTACCCCTGGCTTTATCGTGAATAGAGTCGCACGGCCGTTTTACGCAGAGAGCCTGCGCCTGCTGCAAGAACAGACAACAGACAGCGCCACCCTGGACGCCATCATGCGCGAGGCCGGCGGTTTCCGAATGGGCGCGTTCGAACTGACAGACCTGATCGGGCACGACGTCAATTACGCAGTGACTTCCTCGGTGTTCAATTCCTATTACCAGGACACCCGCTTTTTACCTTCGCTGGTGCAGAAAGACCTGGTTGACGCTGGTCGTTTAGGGCGCAAGACCGGCCAGGGCTTCTACAACTACGCCGAGGGCGCGCAAAAGCCCTTGCCTGCCACCACCGAAAAAGCCAACTCCGTTGCTGATACCTTGATTGTAGAAGGCGACCCCGGCCCGCTAGCGCCGTTGGTAAAACGACTGGCTGCCAGCGGCTTGAACATCATCGAACGCGATGGTTCTGGCCGCCTACGATTTGGCGATGCTGTGCTGGCACTAACCGATGGCCGTATGGCCACCGAACGCGCCGCGATCGAAGCGTGCAACAACCTGGTACTGCTCGACCTGGCGTTTGATTACACCAACACCACCCGCCTTGCCATCGCGGTTGCGGGGCAGGCGTCTGAACAAGCCAGAATCGATGCCTGCGCCCTGCTGCAAAAAACCGGCTTGGCGGTCAGCCAGATTGCTGACCGGCCAGGATTGGTTGTTATGCGCACAGTAGCTACCCTAACCAATGAAGCGGCAGATGCGGCTCTGCACGGAGTGGCGTCTATTGGCGATATTGACCTTGCCATGAAAGCCGGCCTGAACTACCCGGAAGGCCCTTTGCGCTGGAGTGACAACCTGGGGTTCAGCCTGGTGCATACCGTACTGACACACCTCCAGCAAAGCTACGGCGAAGAGCGCTACCGGCCGGCCTTGCTGCTGCGGCAAAATCGTTTCGCCGGAAAAGGGTTCTATTCATGA
- a CDS encoding exonuclease domain-containing protein: MPQPSRHLKTTTFAFLDLETTGGSAATDRITEIGIQFWRAGECVDQWQTLVNPKTRISPFIEQLTGISNAMVADAPLFEDIADELERRLDGVVFVAHNARFDYGFVKGEFRRLGRMFVAKVLCTVKLSRRLYPEFRRHNMDALIERHGLQQVQRHRAMGDVAAMLGFFEHVLAQQGEDTLETAIGELLQRPSIPSHLPLDTLQELPRGPGVYRFYGENDALLYVGKSTNIAQRVASHFSGDHNSTRGVRISESLRRVDWTETAGELGALLLELKQIKGLKPLFNRRSRAAKNLVSIELTTNAQGYLQARLIREIDPGRLGDYYGLFRSKRDAERALAGIAAKNELCNRLLSLESEHSGPCFQRALGRCQGACEGREDPLRYNLRMQIAFYSLRLQTWPWKGPVAIIECNETSHKTDVLVVYNWVHVATVHDDHELDSLSLGGQAVNFDLDSYKLLAKALLGKDRGQFRIQLLPALAQPDVLMP; the protein is encoded by the coding sequence ATGCCCCAACCATCACGGCACCTGAAAACCACTACCTTCGCCTTTCTGGACCTTGAAACCACCGGCGGCAGCGCGGCAACCGATCGCATCACCGAAATCGGCATCCAGTTCTGGCGAGCAGGTGAATGTGTGGACCAGTGGCAAACCCTGGTTAATCCAAAAACCCGTATTTCACCCTTTATTGAACAGTTGACTGGCATTTCCAATGCCATGGTGGCGGATGCCCCTCTGTTTGAGGATATTGCTGACGAGTTGGAGCGACGCCTGGACGGGGTGGTTTTTGTGGCCCATAACGCGCGCTTCGATTACGGTTTTGTGAAAGGCGAATTTCGCCGGCTGGGGCGAATGTTTGTGGCCAAAGTGTTGTGTACGGTGAAGCTGTCGCGCCGGCTATACCCGGAGTTTCGGCGCCATAATATGGACGCGCTGATTGAGCGCCATGGTTTGCAGCAGGTGCAGCGCCACCGAGCGATGGGAGACGTTGCTGCCATGCTCGGATTTTTTGAGCATGTGTTGGCTCAGCAAGGCGAAGACACGTTGGAAACCGCCATAGGCGAGTTGCTACAGCGGCCGAGCATTCCCTCCCACCTGCCTTTAGACACATTGCAGGAATTGCCTCGCGGGCCCGGTGTTTATAGGTTTTATGGCGAGAACGATGCGCTCTTGTACGTGGGCAAAAGCACCAACATCGCGCAGCGGGTGGCCTCGCACTTTTCCGGCGATCACAATTCGACTCGCGGCGTGCGAATTTCCGAAAGTCTGCGCCGTGTTGACTGGACTGAGACCGCCGGCGAGCTGGGGGCGTTGTTGCTGGAGTTGAAGCAGATCAAAGGTCTGAAGCCGTTGTTCAACCGACGCTCGCGGGCGGCTAAGAATCTGGTGAGCATAGAGTTGACCACAAACGCCCAAGGCTATCTGCAGGCGCGGCTGATACGGGAAATAGACCCCGGTAGGCTGGGCGACTATTACGGTCTGTTTCGCAGCAAACGCGACGCCGAGCGGGCGTTAGCGGGTATTGCTGCAAAAAATGAGCTGTGCAATCGCCTGTTAAGCCTGGAATCCGAGCACAGCGGCCCCTGTTTTCAGCGTGCGCTTGGCCGCTGCCAGGGTGCCTGTGAAGGCCGCGAAGATCCTCTGCGTTATAATTTGCGTATGCAAATTGCGTTTTACAGCCTGCGCCTGCAAACCTGGCCATGGAAAGGGCCGGTAGCGATTATCGAGTGTAACGAAACCAGCCATAAAACCGACGTACTGGTGGTGTACAACTGGGTGCATGTTGCCACCGTCCACGATGACCACGAACTGGACTCGCTGTCGCTGGGCGGCCAGGCGGTCAATTTTGACCTGGATTCGTACAAACTTCTGGCTAAGGCCCTGCTGGGCAAAGACAGAGGACAATTCCGTATACAACTGCTGCCGGCTTTAGCGCAGCCTGATGTGCTAATGCCGTAA
- the pcaF gene encoding 3-oxoadipyl-CoA thiolase: MSHNKPLQDAYIVDAVRTPIGRYGGALAVVRADDLGAIPIKALKDRYPDLNWAAIDDVLYGCANQAGEDNRDVARMSLLLAGLPVDVPGATINRLCGSGMDAIGSAARALRTGEAELMLAGGVESMSRAPFVMGKADSAFSRAAQIFDTTIGWRFVNPLLKEQYGIDSMPETAENVATDFNISRADQDAFALRSQQRTAAAQKAGRFDCEIVPVSIPRRKQDPLVVDTDEHPRATSLEKLASLATPFREGGSITAGNASGVNDGACALLLASGDALKKHNLKPRARVIAMATAGVEPRIMGMGPAPATRKVLKTAGLELADIDVIELNEAFAAQALAVLRDLGLPDDAEHINPNGGAIALGHPLGMSGARLVTTAMNELELRHRQGQKARYALCTMCIGVGQGIAIIIERVDSAN, encoded by the coding sequence ATGAGCCATAATAAACCCCTACAAGACGCCTACATTGTTGACGCCGTTCGCACCCCCATTGGCCGCTACGGTGGCGCTCTGGCCGTCGTGCGCGCCGACGATCTGGGAGCCATACCCATCAAAGCCCTGAAAGACCGTTATCCAGACCTGAATTGGGCCGCCATAGACGACGTACTTTATGGCTGCGCCAATCAGGCCGGTGAAGACAACCGTGACGTGGCGCGCATGTCACTGCTGCTGGCCGGTTTGCCAGTCGACGTACCGGGCGCCACCATCAACCGCCTGTGCGGATCCGGCATGGATGCCATCGGCAGCGCCGCGCGTGCCCTTCGCACCGGCGAAGCCGAACTGATGCTGGCTGGCGGAGTGGAATCCATGTCGCGTGCACCTTTTGTGATGGGCAAGGCCGACTCTGCGTTCAGCCGTGCCGCCCAAATCTTCGACACCACCATCGGCTGGCGCTTTGTAAACCCGCTGTTGAAAGAACAGTACGGCATTGACTCGATGCCGGAAACTGCCGAGAACGTGGCCACCGATTTCAACATTTCACGGGCAGACCAAGATGCCTTCGCCCTGCGTAGCCAACAGCGCACCGCAGCGGCTCAAAAGGCGGGGCGTTTTGATTGTGAAATCGTGCCCGTCAGCATTCCCCGCCGCAAGCAGGACCCGCTGGTGGTGGATACCGATGAGCACCCGCGCGCTACCAGCCTGGAAAAACTCGCCAGCCTGGCCACACCGTTCCGCGAAGGCGGCAGCATAACCGCCGGCAACGCCTCTGGCGTAAACGACGGCGCCTGCGCACTGTTGCTGGCCAGCGGCGATGCCCTGAAAAAACACAATCTGAAACCCCGTGCCCGCGTTATAGCCATGGCAACCGCCGGCGTTGAACCGCGAATTATGGGCATGGGGCCCGCCCCCGCCACTCGCAAAGTGCTGAAAACCGCAGGCCTGGAACTGGCTGACATAGACGTGATCGAGCTGAACGAGGCTTTCGCCGCCCAGGCTCTCGCGGTACTGCGCGACTTGGGCCTGCCGGACGACGCCGAACACATTAACCCCAACGGCGGTGCCATCGCCCTGGGCCACCCGCTGGGTATGAGCGGCGCGCGCCTTGTTACCACCGCGATGAATGAGCTGGAACTGCGCCATCGGCAGGGCCAGAAAGCCCGCTACGCTCTATGCACGATGTGCATTGGTGTAGGCCAGGGCATCGCAATCATTATCGAACGCGTAGACAGCGCCAACTGA
- the paaG gene encoding 2-(1,2-epoxy-1,2-dihydrophenyl)acetyl-CoA isomerase PaaG, which translates to MTEQSVLLDIDQGIAKVTLNRPDSLNSFNVEMHKQMRAALKSIRNDASVRVMLLTGNGRGFCAGQDLSDRTVKPGAQVPDLGISIEQYYNPLLQALRDLPMPVICAVNGVAAGAGANIALACDITLAARSASFVQAFCKIGLIPDCGGTWTLPRAVGMARAKGLALLGGKLSAEKAEQWGMIWQCVEDDALQDEAMNLARHFATQPTKGLAMIKRALHASANNTFEEQALVERDLQRLAGRSDDFREGVSAFTEKRTPKFTGK; encoded by the coding sequence ATGACCGAGCAGAGCGTGCTTCTCGATATTGACCAGGGGATCGCCAAAGTTACCCTGAACCGCCCAGACAGCCTTAATAGCTTTAACGTTGAGATGCACAAACAAATGCGCGCCGCGCTCAAGAGCATCCGCAACGATGCCTCTGTGCGGGTAATGCTGTTGACCGGTAACGGCCGAGGTTTCTGTGCTGGCCAAGACCTGTCTGACCGCACCGTCAAGCCGGGCGCGCAAGTACCAGACTTGGGCATATCCATCGAACAGTACTACAACCCGTTACTGCAGGCCCTGCGGGACCTACCGATGCCGGTCATCTGCGCGGTTAATGGCGTAGCCGCTGGCGCAGGCGCAAATATCGCACTGGCCTGCGACATCACACTTGCGGCTCGTTCCGCCAGCTTTGTTCAGGCCTTTTGCAAAATAGGACTTATTCCCGACTGCGGCGGTACCTGGACTTTGCCGCGCGCGGTCGGCATGGCTCGGGCAAAAGGCCTCGCATTATTGGGTGGCAAACTGAGCGCCGAAAAAGCGGAACAGTGGGGCATGATCTGGCAGTGCGTAGAAGACGACGCCCTGCAAGATGAAGCCATGAACCTGGCTCGCCATTTTGCCACTCAGCCCACCAAAGGCCTGGCAATGATCAAGCGTGCCCTGCACGCAAGCGCCAATAATACATTTGAAGAACAGGCATTGGTCGAGCGTGATCTGCAGCGCCTGGCCGGCCGCAGCGATGATTTCCGTGAAGGCGTTTCCGCCTTCACGGAAAAACGCACCCCCAAATTCACAGGGAAATAA